The window ATGCACACAGGAGAAACGTACGGCAGGCCGTTCGCCGGTTTCATATCACATCGTCACGCGAAGTGTATGTATGCTCGTCAGCGGCGGAAACGAAGTGGTGACCCACCGGGTTGGCATCGTGTTCCTCGCTGGATGATGTTTTCGAGACGCAGTGTGTGTGGCCGGAACGGCCTCCTTCACTGGGCGTACCCAGCATCTGCACACGAGAGGACTACCGGTATCGCTCATTGAACAGAGGTGACGGTATCAGGTCTCACGGGCAGTACATTTGGTTTGAATATGTAAATGAGAGGAGTGCCTGATGTAAGGAATGGATGTAGATCGGTCAGCTGGCAAAAACTGATTTTTCTATGAATCTGAAGCGGGGGAGGGACAGCACGTCGGTGGGGATTCTGTTCTGCATTGCGGGGTTAGCGATATGGCAACAGCTGTACCACGTCCCCGCAGATACGAGAAGCCATCACGACGCGACGAGACCCTGTCACACATTCCGGTTGATCGGGAATCTGAGAGAGAGGCTCTCGTTAGCATGCTTGAAGCTGCATTTTGCAAAGGACCCCAGGAGATCAGGGACGGACTCCGAAATGTTGTTGCAAGGACCAGGGGGGGCGAGCTGTTGAAGGAGGGTGGGAGCAATCCCGCCAGTGACGTTTCTCTTCTATGCAATTTCAAAGATGACATCGGGAGAACGGCCCTTCATTACGCCTGCCTTGGTAGGCGGCCTGTTAACGCAGAGTGGATTCTAAAAGCCTGTCCAGTCATTGTCAACTACGAGGACAGTACAGGGGAAACGGCCCTGATGAAATCCTGCCGGGCAGGAGATGTAGTTATAGTCAATATATTGCTTCACTTCGACGCTGACGTTGATGCGAGGAGTCAGACCGGAATCACGGCTCTCCATTTGGCTGCCGAAAGTGGTGATGAAGCATGCGTGAAGGCTCTTCTGGATGCAGGCGCTGAGGTAATTGAAAAAACTCATGCTCCTCAAGCATAGAGCACCGGTCTGGTCTCCGGCCAGTGGGTAACTGCGGGTGTCTTATGGTGAAGAATCTGATGCCGTTAGATGGTGTACATTAGAGCTAGGAGGCCACCACCACTGAACTTTCCGGCGTAGTTTTGTGTACGCCAAGCAGAGGTGTTGCAGGCCTCACTGCGTTCGAGGGACCTTTTATCTGCAGGCACGTAATTCGAACAGGAATGTAGTGGCGCGGTTTTGCCCGCTGCATCTGTCCGTACTGTGCGGATCATAAAGTGTGTGCTTTTGGGTGCCTCTCCCACAGCTTCTCATGGTGATACATCGGCCACGCCGTTGATTGAAATACTCAGTACACCTGGTACTTTCCAGTGGCAGACACACTGTCTAAGCTGTTAGGTTAGTCGTACTTGAATCATTTTCAATCGGAAAAgtcgacgccgacgacgttTCACATGTGGATGTCGGGCCCGATCTAGGGCTAAATCCGTTGGGTCTCTCCGATTAGCAGCAGCGCATATCTGAAACGATGTTAAGAAACCATCGTTGGTCGCTCGTAACATGGCCACGACGCGGACCAGCAACAGGACCCTACTCTAGTGCACAGTCTGTTTCTGTGTGCTGAGGCTGGCGAAGAGGGAGGAGCACAACACCGGAGTGCGAGTGTCGTCAATGTGCCGCGTGTTTGCGCAGGTGAACTGCTTTTCAGAAATCTCTGGAAGTCCACTACAGTATGCCGTTATGAACAACCACTATGGCGCGACAGAAGAGCTCCTAATGAGAGGGGCGAATCCCAACTACCCGTTCAATGATGCAAGCACCAAGCCGCCGACCTTTCCACCAGCATTGGTGTTCGCTTGCAACATGCGTCAAGATGCCATCGcagagctgctgctggttCATAAAGCGGATCCAAATATCAGAGACCAAAACAACTGGACAGCGCTCCAGTGCGCTGCTGAGAGTGGTTCCTACAGAGCCACCGAGGCATTGCTCGAGGCTGGGGCAGACCCTGACGTAGTAACGCAGGTAGGCGCCAACTTGTTGCTGGCGACCAGACGTTTCCTACACGAGAGATGTAGAAGAGCTGCGGTGTATCAGTTGCGAAAGTATCAATGCGTACGTGTAAGAAATCAATGTTTGCTGAAGGGAATGAAACCGGCGCCAGACGAGTGTCCAAAGGGGGGATGGATACGAaccccttctctctcctggAGGGTGTCACCGCTTTCGACTTGGCGATGCAGAATGAGAACTGGGCGATCGCAGACCTTCTGAAAGATAAGACGTGCCTGTTGCTGGGGGCTGGCTCCGCTTTCGAGGCGGTGAGTGTCTCGACTACATCGAGGGACATGACCGATGCCGAGAAGTAGCTTGGAATCCGAGACGTCAGACAGGATTGAAGCCCCTTCAAACGCAGGTCATCCGGCCAGCGATGCAGTCTGAAGCATGACGTTTTTGTTATAGAATGGCATTGGGGTCATACTGAGAGCTGCGAGGGGGTAGGAGTGGTAAGAGTTAACTCTAGACGGAGGCGACTCCCCTGCTGTTTATTTCATGTTGTCAACTCTCCGCATAAGTGCGTGTCGATGGCGGACCACAGAGAGGTGGTGACTGGACAGACCACCAGGTCTGAGTCGCTCGCAGGCGGAACAGTCACCGCTCCCCGGCAACGTGTTGGTGCTCAGCTGCAGGAAGCACGCCAGAAGCGGCGTGAGATGCAGGATACAGCTAGAAAAAtgacagcgagagaggggCAGCAGCAGGTGGATGATGCGATGAAGGCAAAGGCGGATGGCGATGCTTTCAGCGGAGCGGGGGATTTTGCTCTGGCTGCCGCGAAGTATACACAGGTACACAGGTGTGCAGCAAGGGGATCTGTGGTGATGTTCCAGAAGCCCTCTACATGGGGATTACTACGACCCCGGGGCACAGACTCGACTGACACCAACTCCTCGTTCACGCGTTAGTGTGAGATAAACCTTAATATCCAGCTCAGGAGGGCCGAAGGATCAAACTGGCAACGAAGTGGCGAGCAAAGGCACATAATATTCATGCTGCCGCAGTGAAGGTATCTTGGTGATCCCTTATTCGTATGCCCATAGCTAAGAATTATGAAAGGCAAGCGTATGGTTGTTCATATCAGTAGAGTACGCCCCGCAGCTGGAATCAGGTACAAGGAGGCCGCTATTTCTTCGTAGGCGTTGTGTCTCCGCTCCAGCGAATTGGGGCACGTCGTTCGCTTGTGCCCCGTAGGATATGCGAAATGTGAGACTTTGACAACAACACGTGACGCCTTCCGCATGTATTGATACCGAAGCTACGATACTGTAACAGACCTTGGACCAGAGTGCCCAATTATTTGCTTGTAATTGCACGCCCGTCTACAGGCTCTCGAGCTGATGCCAGATAATCCAACGTTGAAGCAGGCACGGGCGACGCTGTATGCCTCGAGGAGTATGATGTACCTAAGCATGGGAGATCTGGAGTCAGCCGAGAGAGATGCGGAACTAGTAAGCCCGTTTGACCTTCATGCAGAGGGAATTCATTCTTTTGAAGGAACCAACTCTTTGCGGGAGCGCGAAGATGGGTGACAGGAGTTTCAGCAAGGAGCGACCGACTTGTTtcgcagaagcagagggaCAAGTGCAATGCAGACTGCAATTCCAGAGCTGCACTGCCCAAGATTTCTTTTAAGATGTCATGTTCAGGATTTCTTAGTAAGCTCTTCATTGGTGTACGTGACTCCTTTACTCAGGCGACGGAGTTAGACCCCCTGTGGAGTAAAGGGTACGCGGCGAAAGCCCGCGTCTACAAGGAGAGGGAGCAATTTGACGAGTACACAAAACAGTTGTATGAAGCGTGCAAGCGGCAAACGACGAAGGACGAGGAATTAATGTAAGCATCAGGCACCAGAGCACTGAAACCAGATACAGACGATACGTGCGACAGGATATTCGGGAAGGAGAGTTCATAGGTGCCGTGCAGAATTATCTCAGTCCCTCAAAGCAACAATGCCAGATGATGTTGTTTCCTTTGAGTGGGGAAGGCGCGTCTGTCCACAGTAAGCAGAGGTCCAGACCTCTTGCGGGTAATCTTGAACTGCAAGGATGCATCCAAACCTATTGGTTTCGAGATGGGTCATAAAGAACCAATCAGGGTGGAAAAGCATGTCCCAGTAGCTGTACTCACATGCGTGCACAATTTCCGACGTTAAAGAACGAAATCCTGCACATCGAAAGTAGATATGTGCCACCAATCGTGCAGGATTAGTATGGTCTCGGAGTCGACCCCACAGCAGTGCAAAAGCATATCTAATTCTTTTTTCAGCGCTGGCCTACAGAAGTGCAGGGGGGCGCGGGGAGGCGAGGTAGTGGGGTGGGGCATGATTTGTGCAGAAAATCCCTGGTCGAATACCTGTGCCTGCTTTTGCTGTGCGGTACAGAGCCGAGCTGAAAGAAGCAATAGCCATATCCAGGAGAAATCAGGACCCAGGAAGGCCGGAGGGCCCACCAACGGTCGTCGAGATCAATGGCTGAGGGCGGAAGGACAATGTTGTTCGACCAGCCTCTGAGTACCAGCTTGCCATTCGTTCTTCCGTCCCCCCGCCAACTACGAGAGTCAATATTTCCATGGCGGGCAATCGTTGCTCGTTCGAGGGGAGTTGCTTCCCTTTTAAGGGTGCTTCGACCCGAGCGCGTGTAGCAAGTTATGCAACATCACGAAGTAAATGACCATTAAGAAGCGGCGATCGACATCAGTGGCGGAAACGCGGTGACTGGCATAAACGTTCAACCACAACAGCGCAAGGGATGCCTTAGAATCGATTCAGCAGCACCCCTTCCCCAGATGCTTGGCTGGCACACATGGCAAAGAGCCATTGATTTGAAGGACAAAGGGCAACGAAAGTAGTACACTAGTCGTGTGCACTAGGGTATGTACATACCCGATGCCCCAACACATGGTCTAAATCCGCAGCAGGCCCAGATATCCCAAAGTTGTCTGCCTGCTCCGTAACAGCATCATCGACTGGGGTCGCTCAGTCGGTTGCGCTAGTGATAGCCAGCGGTGGCGAACACAGCAAGGACGGTTTTGCAGGCCTCTCCCGGGTGTCCCAAGAAGCCCAGCACTCTCCATCTGCCTGAAGAGCCTTGACACCATCAGCTATCCGCAGGCGAATTGACTCAGTTAAACATTGTGCCACCTTGCTTCACTGGTGAAGTCAGTCGCTATTACCCCTCGGCCGTAAACCCTCACAAGCCGTCCACAGCTcgctcgcagcgccgccgcgtgtgcCGCTCGATTTGGCTTTGACCGACTGGCAGAAATC is drawn from Besnoitia besnoiti strain Bb-Ger1 chromosome VI, whole genome shotgun sequence and contains these coding sequences:
- a CDS encoding tetratricopeptide repeat-containing protein (encoded by transcript BESB_069390): MATAVPRPRRYEKPSRRDETLSHIPVDRESEREALVSMLEAAFCKGPQEIRDGLRNVVARTRGGELLKEGGSNPASDVSLLCNFKDDIGRTALHYACLGRRPVNAEWILKACPVIVNYEDSTGETALMKSCRAGDVVIVNILLHFDADVDARSQTGITALHLAAESGDEACVKALLDAGAEVNCFSEISGSPLQYAVMNNHYGATEELLMRGANPNYPFNDASTKPPTFPPALVFACNMRQDAIAELLLVHKADPNIRDQNNWTALQCAAESGSYRATEALLEAGADPDVVTQGVTAFDLAMQNENWAIADLLKDKTCLLLGAGSAFEALQEARQKRREMQDTARKMTAREGQQQVDDAMKAKADGDAFSGAGDFALAAAKYTQALELMPDNPTLKQARATLYASRSMMYLSMGDLESAERDAELATELDPLWSKGYAAKARVYKEREQFDEYTKQLYEACKRQTTKDEELIAELKEAIAISRRNQDPGRPEGPPTVVEING